CTCCAAAGTAATACATTATTTTTAGGTACAATGGCAGAGATGTAATTTTGATATTTTGTGCCTTTCGGTAACAATAGTCAATCACATTTATAAACAAGCGGAACTAAAGAGCAACGAAAATTTATTTCCATGTGGCAAATGTCATCTGACAAATTTTTACATTACTTAAAGTTAAAAACACCAGTGCCATTGTTACAACAGTCACAATGTTTTCTTTCATCAAATATTGGGAGTAGTGACTGAGCTTTGACCCCACAGTGTGAAATTGGACatgatttacattttaaaataaatgaaagactcTTATGGAGCATGTTTAGgactattttttaaagacaagggaAAACATTAAAGAATATCTCAGATCACCATTtctttattatgttatattataaaaCTCTGTAGAGAAAGAAATGTCCTGAAGCTCTTATAGTTTCACCTTTTCAGAGCTATAGCATATGTAgatgacaagaaaaaaatgaaaagacagatAATGTTATTtggtatgttgtgtgtgtgtgtgtatttgtgcacatGTTTTTAGTTTCTTGATATTACCTTGGCAGTatagaattaaaatatttatgttttcttcataTACTCAATATGTTGACATTAATAATatctaatattttaataaaatgttatttttaaagacacTTGCTCTTAATATTGCAATCAGGGCTGTAATAGGTGGTAAATGTCTATTATATTGTTTCTACAGGGTCCACCCAGATTACAATCATGAAGTTGTAATTTTCTATTAGGAGCAATTGGTTTCAAAGATCTTTTCTTAACAGTTTGTGtagattgaaaaagaaaatgcattttcaCCAAGAGTTATGAAAAATACCATCATCATTACTACTCCTGTTATTATTGCTATCTCTCCCATAAAATGAAGTACCTCAGTCTCATGCAATTCAAGATTTCTGCCCCCAGAGACATCCCTGCTTTAGTTTGAAATGGCTTACAGCCATGTCACCTTGAAGGCACCCGGTCTGAAATACCCACCACAGATTTTAGGTTACTTAAATAGAACTTGAATTGTAAGTGTTAAAATCATTTACTGAAATCTTagcattaaaatttaaatagaatattcacttttaaggtaaccttttttctttttaatgagttCTTATTCTCAGCTACCTACTTTACTTAGTTCTtttatgtaagtttttttttggggggggaggagggaagcaaGAACATCACTTAGGTAAAAGCAAACCTTGGACATTTTGGAAAACCTCTAATCCCAAGATGGTGTTACATTGACACTTTTGGGTAGCAATAAACTCTCCTCTTTCAATCCTTAATTTTAAGGGAATTCAGATAATTACTGGATAACCTTATGTTCTGAAACACATGAGAAAGAGCACTCTCCGCTTTTCCAGCATATGTCAGTACTGTGTGATCTTTAAATTGTGACCTTCGTGAAGACGATTTTGGGTGAACCAAAATTGCTAATTATATTATACAGACTGCAACATGTATAATATTATGAATGAGTGAATTATTTCAGCCATCATCGTCTTTGAGTGGCCATTGCTATATATTGTGGCAACTTTTTCATATATCTGATTGTTCTTGtttgtctgctttcttttctgcAGAACCAAAAGAGAGAAACTGTGAGTCGTGTCATGGTAGACATGAAGACCCAGTCTCCAACCCCCATCACTGTTCTCTGGGAACATCTCAGGGTAATGGCACCATCGAGAAACAGGCCTTCATGTCATCTATTGCAGAACACTCAGACAAGTCCACCATCATCCTGTCGCCTTCCCCCACGGAGCAGTCAGGAGGCGAGGATAGTCCCAGGTCCTTCTCTTCCTCTGACCTGGAATCAGGGAATGAAAGCGAGTGGCTCAGGGACTATCTCGCTACCAAAGCCAGACTCTCCACGGTCAACTCAAGACCGCGAGACCCTCTCGGAATTCTCACCAGGATTTTTCCAAGTTACAGGCGTAACCGCCTAGAAGGCGTTCTACAGTTCTGCAAGGGAGATGTAGTCCAAGCTATCGAGCATATCTTAAACGGAAAAGAACACAAGCCAGACTGCAGGGACCTCGCACATGCAGACTTGGAAAACGCAGCCTTTCAGAGAGCTTCGGAGTTTAGTCTTGCTGGCATTGGCTTTGGGACTCTTAGTAATAAAtcaaccctctctcctcttgaAGCCACGTCTGCTGCTTACGGAGGAGATTCAAGTCTCTACAGTTTCAATCCTAGACTAGCTTTCAGCCCGCTGCGCCTGGCATATTCTTCTCCAGGAAGAGCGCTGTCTGGTTTCGTGTCGCCCTACCTAACGCCTGGACTGGTGCCAGCATTGCCCTTTCAGCCAGCTTTGGATTACGCCTTTCCAGGGATGGTTAGGGAGCAGTCCCACCTTCCCAGCAAGCACTTGGTAACTGGTGGTAGACTTTATTTCAGGCCCAATCAGGAACATCTGTAATACATCCAGTCTACCATTCTGTAGTGTTTCTGTAACCACCCAAcctgcacgcacgcacacgcacacacacgcgcaaaATCTGTTAATGTACTTCATTGAGTATATGAGTAGCTTCCCAGTTTAAGTGCTATTTTCTAAGCAGTATAATAAACTTTAAATTTGAAGACTTTTCTTTagcatttgttaaaaaaaaattgtacattaTATGTGCCTTGAATAGACCTGTTTCAGGAAATACTTCTATTTTAAACTATTGAATTTTCTTCATAAATTAACACTATTATTGTAAAGCCATacctgcttttattttattgtaaagttTGGTTTATAGTTGTGAAAATTTGTAAAAAGCAACTTATACAGTAGAAAATGAGCAAGGGAGAGGGTTGGCAAGATTTTATTACTCTAAAAGGAAtccctttccctttctgtctctagcttcttttcccttcccccttctcttctgccacaggtatttaaaaatattttatttgcagaTAAATGATCAGTAGTAAATAAATCTAATACATTTGAATATATTATTTTTGGAATGTCTGACTTTTCGCTCTCTAGCTACTATTTGTAAAaaggaaagtttgtttttttttttttttttttttttttttttgcaaacagTTCTCTTTAAAGTTAACCTTGTAAATGCACAAGGAACTACCCGATTTTAAGAAGCAGGaccctgccctcttctggccactatCACAAATTGCAATTCAGTTCTTCTGAGTAAACCAGAAGCACATGATTTTCTGTCACAGGCTAACAAGTTTATGAAATAACCATTTTGGATCACGCTGCATTCAATTTTCATGTTGTGACTTTCTATTggagattattttaatttttgggtGCTGTATGTTTCTATCTGGGCAAACAGTCCTTTGTATTTGTTTGAGATAGTAATATGTCACCCATTCTCAatggtaaaaataattttattcagaaATTAAGATACTTGCTCAGACAAATACCTACTAAttctgtataaaatatatttaatgtattgGTGAAATTTTTCCAAAGGAAGCAACTGATTTTAAGTTTTAGAGGTGTTGTAGAATCTTTAGACATACATTTCATTCCCCACCTGGAGCATTTGAAAGCTATCCATTCAACTGTTCATTTCGGTCACTGGGAAACCACAGAAAAACTGCTCTCAAAAAAGCTCTACAAAGTTTTCCTGAAATGCTACGATTTTTAAAAGAGTAATAGTTTTATTGTTATTGTGAGGAATAACGAAAACTCAGATGTAGCAGGAATTAGAGATATCTGAGCAGCAAGAATTACTAGAAATTTCTTCAGTTacatttctgtatgtgtgtattttttacCAAGCTAGTAAGTTTTCACAGTATATTCTACCTGCAAATATCATAACACAGTGGAGAGTATTTAGTGCCGATTTAGAATGCAAATTGCTGAACAATTTGCATTAATTTTAATGATACAGTGTAGGTACAAAATAATGCAAAATTTAGATGAATACAATGCTCAACATTTCCAGGGATGGGATagtacaaaaaaaacaaaacaaacaaacaaacaaaaaaaaaaccacagaaactTTTCAGGCTCAGAGCCTAAATTGCCATACAATGCCTGGTGGCTAACACACATTGAgactaaaaaaaaatgattttggaTGATGGATCTTTCAACCCAGTAATTCTACAAAGTGGCCTATTGACACATAGTAGAGTGTAGTGAGATTCTGTGTCTCCTTCATATTATTCTGATAGTCCGAAATTCATGATTCCTGGTGATccttgagttgtttttgtttttatgaatttATCTATTACATTCTCCTTTTGAGATATATTAGATTCCATGTAGGATGTCAAATACAGAGTATGATGTAAAGGGAATTGCACGAAATGGCAGAAAGGACATTAATTCCTTGTCCTTTCATAAGGTTAACATATAATGTGACATATTGGCTGAGCGGTGCTGTTTCATGCCTTCAATtccgcactcaggaggcagaggcaggtaaatctccgagtttgaggccagcctgctctacaaaggacaggaaaggcaacaaagaaaaaccctgtctcaaaaaaaaaaagtggacataCTGATTTAAGAATCTAATAAAGTTAATTTCTATGATGCTTTATATAACTTTACCATTCATGAGGCTCTTAAGACTTAAATAACTTTGTAAAATAGGTGCTTCTTTCAGATGCCATCTAGACAATGAAGAAACTGAAGCTCAGTTCGGCACTTCCAGTCCAGTCTCCAGGACAATAGTGTGAGTCAGCAGAAGGGGTTTTTACTTTAGTGATTTCAGACTGTTTGGTAGGAGGAAGGATTATGCTTGGTTGTTCCCTCACAGTTTTGTGTGGTGTATGATACATAATGTGTGGAAAATAGAATTTCTTCATcactaaattaaataaaagtattAGATTAGAGATTGAGCTATCCCTTTTATTAAGCATGTACTTATGTCAGGCACTGAGCTAGGTACAAGGGAGAGATATGAGATTAATAGACTTTATCCAACCTCAAGTTTCTCATAGTCTGTTTTCCCCTGTGTACTAAGAACAACCAGCTGATCTGCTCAGTTTGGAACCATTTGCCAATGTCAGTACATCAGTGAGTTCTTCACACTCATGACATACGCGTCTAAACTGCTTGAGACCTTGGCACCTAACCCACTAGTTAGCAGTTAGGAAGACAATGGCTGAACACCACAGATCCGAACCAAACTGTCTCTACTCTAGGTGTTGTATAAGACACAGATGTTGACAATTCTAAATTGAGAAGAACAAAGGGAGTGGCTTTTTCACAGCTAGTCATCACCAAATGTGGCATAATATTTCCACTGAAATTATTGTGTTGAAAATACCAGAGGCCTGGTTGATGAGATGTGTCATTACTGCTATAACATATTGTGATGGAATCATTTACCAGTTATTCAGAAACATGGAGACAATTtgttaaataaatgaacaagTTTTGGTTCTGAGAGATTATAATGCCTACAGACATTATTTGTCAATAAACAgtttatgatatttttttttcctatgtgaaAGCCTCCCAGCAGAATGAGTAAAAGGAGGAGACAGTACAGTGCATGGTTTACAAGGGAGTCAGTGTGGAGGTTAGTGTGAAACACCATGTTCAGTAAGGAAGAGGATTATGATAGGACATGAGAAAGCACTGGAGACAAATACAGATGGTTTGTTGTTCAAAATATATAACCACAAATCTTCCTAGAAGGATAGCTTGCTTTACTGTTGAGACAGGTATTGTGAGGGGAAAGTTACTTGCATTCTGGGCATCTGCTTCTTCTCAGTAAAACAAGGATAATAATATCTAACCTGCAAGATTTATGGAGATAAGAGGTAGCTTGAATAAACTGCAGAGTATAGTAACGCTTATATCCTGGTATTAAGTAAACAACTCTCACTGTTACTGCTTTGTATTAAGGTATTATCTTTGCCCCCTGGTGGCAGTCACTCAACACAGAGCACTGTGATTGTGCTTAATCCACTTACTGGAGGTAGAACCAAAGGGCAGGTATTACTTACTGGTGAATATCTAGGCTTAGTTCCAGGCTTCCTGTTTGGTTTTCATATCATGGTGAGTCACGCTTTCACAAGATACTATTGTGTGTCTACTTAGGATTCTTTTAAGGGTTTGAAGGAAGTGACCAGGACAATCACAGCTCTGTGTTCATACTACCTTTAATTGGTTAAGATTTGGTTAGGAAGGCAGAGCCCTTGTAACTGCATGTGGAAATAAAGGATTTACAGAATATTCCACCAACACAAAGGAGGAACTTGGTAATAAACATCTTGTTGGAGAAAACTGGCATATCTGAGAATCACTAATCAATCTGGCTAGAGCACTGTGTGGGTAGACAAGCAGAGACTCTCAGAAAATTTATAAATTCCAGTGTCTTCCTGACAAGGGCTTTCAAGTTTGGGTGGTAGAAAGGTCTTTGGTGAACCAGAGACTTCTCGTAGCTCTGAGTTCACTAGGTCTCACACAGGCATCAGGTGGAGGGTCAGTGAAGTCAGCAGGGGGAAACAATATGGAGTCAGGAAAAATGAGGTCAATGTAGAAACACATTTGGGTGTTCAAACTTGTTGACTCCTATTCTACCGCTCTCTGACAAACCTCACCTATCATTCTACAGAATGTTGGGTCAGCTTTCACTCTGAATGATAAAGTTACATACTTTAGGCAAACTGATTTAGCACAGTCTAGCCCAGCATAGTCCTTGCCAACACAGCTTTCATAATCACTCATGTCTGCCATGTTTCCTTTGAAGTAGTGGCTGCAAACAGAACATCTTTCACCCAAAGCAGATAAAACTGCcctctggattaaaaaaaaaaaaaaaaaaaaaaaaaaaagaagacagacaaAATAACTTGTCCATCTTTGGGAGGTGCTCTTTCATCTGGCCAATGCAATATCCTATAAAATTAACCCAGAAATACATTTAGGAAATAATGTTCCTTTTTGTCAGGAACCATTCTGTTAAAGGAGCTCACTAGTCAGGTGGGCCTTCTGGAAGGGGGTACAGTATTTTGCAAAGTCTGTACCATGATACACTCCAGAATTGCTTCTAGTCTctgacactcatttttttttgtgcACTCCTGTACCTCTCTATACTCTGGTATGTGTGAATTGTCACTTTCTGGGTATTTACACACTTTGATTGAACAAACTTCTTATGGGATCTTAATGAAGGTGTACTGCTGTTTAGATAAATTAATTGCTGATTATAGAagtcctgatttgattcaaataGTTTTAATAGTTAAATTGTTTTAGACCTTCTTAAACAAGTATAGAAAGTTTATGGCTGCAATAGATACCTTTGTGGACTTCCAGATGCCTCACTAGTAGACAAGATTAAGGCAGACTTGTAGCCTCATATAGCCTTTACTCACGAACCCTGATATAggtatacaccataaatataagcaagttagtttaaacttcccatgaacccaAATTATAATTAGCAACATCTAATTAAGCACAAACCTAGATGTCATTATATACAAACTCTTCTGTTGTAATTACTTATACCTTGTCACCTTATGGCATTAGATATTGTCATTTTAAATCTACTCTgtttcttggaatgaaagacagataagatTGTCACCCCAGAGATAGCTGAAAAGTGTGGCGCCAAGTCAGGCCTAACTGAAAAGACACATATCCTTGTAACTTTTAGACCCTGTTAAGCTTTAGGTCTTGTCAAACTTTGTcactctgaactcactatgaacttatGTAATGGACACATAGATAAGagatgtttagttttaaaacaggTAACCTGTTGTATTTTTGAATTCATCTGTTTTTGAGGTTAACTGcctttttgactatgaggtaattTCTTTTCAGAGCTTTGTCTGAGAGATACAATAAACAGTGGcagaagaagacacacacaccatGGGCAGAAGTCAGGTGGTGGAAGCCCATTGAGTAAAAGCTGGCTGGAATTTGCTTCacccatgagttgtaaatatgtatatcgatatgtgtttgcatgtaaagATGTCTGTCTGCTTTTTGCACATACGTTACATGAATGAATGTCAATTGTCTGTGATGTAAAGAGCTTCTTTTGTATCGACCATTGAATGTGTGTACAAATATGTATAGGTCTATATGTCTGATTGTCTGTGTGTACATAGGGGCGGTGGAAGAGATGTTAATAGAAATCAACACCATTGTCATATGTTAGCTTGTGGGAATTCATTGAAGTTAAAGTTCTTAACTTCATCCACTTTTTTTCccttgagcatgtgtgtgtgaatggtctTTGCTAactttccccccccccttttcctttccttactGACTTACAAACAAATCCTCAGTGATTCAGGATCTAACTATCACCCTAGGACAAGCAGGAAAACTTCTGCTTTAGCCTGTGGAGGCATTCACTATGGTCTGCCTCTGtacaggagctaatctcagatcaaagaacttccttttcatttttataattttttaatattataattcattcacattgttgtatcccagctgtagcctcctctttcttcccctcccaaccccaccctcccttcatcttctcctcccatactccttcctcagtccactgataggggaagttctcctcccctctcttcaaccctagctgatcaggtctcatcaggactgactacattgtcttcctctgtggcctggtaaggctgcccctcacccccctcagggggagctgatcaaagggccagctactgagttcatgccagagagagtccctgttccccttagcaGTGAACCTACTTcatgactgagctgccatagctacctctgtgcaagggttccgggaatggtccttggttggagtatcagtctcagaaaagacccatgggcccagattttatggttctgttgctctccttgtggagctcctgtcctcttcaggtcttactatctctcccttctttcctaagattccccagaactctgcccaaagttgggctatgagtctcagcatctgctttgataccctgctggtggagactttcagagaccttctgtggtaggctcctgtcctgttccctgttttctcctgcttctccgAAGTCTattcagtttgcctttctgaatgaggattgagcatcttacccaggatcctccttcttgcttagcttctttaggtgtacagatttcactgtttatcctatatcatatgtctaatatccacttataagtgagtatataccatgtgtttctgcttttgggatacctcattcaggatgatcttttccagttcctaccatttgcctgcaaatttcataatttccttgtttttaaatgctgagtagtattccattgtgtaaatgtaccagaatttttgtatccattcctcaattgagggatatcttggttgtttccagattctggctattatgaataaagatgctacaaacatggctgagcaaatgtccttgctgtatacttgagcacattttggatatatgcctagaagttgTATAGCTGATCTTggggaagtactattcctaattgtctgagaaagtgccagattgatttccaaagcagttgtacaagtttacattcccactaacagtggaagagggtttccctttctccacgtcctctctagcatgtgttgtcacttgagtttttgatcttagccattctgatggctgtcaggtgaaatctcagggtcgttttgatttgcatttccctgatggctaaggaccttgaacatttctttaagtgtttctctgtcatttgatattcctctgttgagaatactctgtttagctctgtacttcgttttttaattgaattgcttgagttgttgctgtttaacttcttgagttctttatatagtttggataatagtcctctgtcagatatagggttggtgaagatcctttcccagtccatagcctgtcattttcttctgacgactgtgtcctttgctttacaggagcttttcagtttcatgaggtcccatttattgattgttgctcttagagcctgtgctgttggtgttctgttcaggaagttgtttcctgtatcaatgagttcaaggctcttccccactttttcttctaacaggtttagtgtgtctggttttatgttgaggtcattgatccacttggactttagttttgtgcagggcgctaagtatggatctatttgcatttttctacatgagaatattcagttagacaagcacaatttgttgaagatggttttttattttgtatagttttggcatctttgtaaaaaaaaatcatgtgtccataagtgtgtgggtttatttctgggtcttgtatttGAATCcgttgatctaccagtctgtttctatgccagtaccatacagtttttactaatgttgctctatagtacagcttaagatcagggatggagatacctccagaaggtcttttactgtagaggattgttttattgattctgggtttcttgtcattccatatgaagttgagaatttttctttcaaagtctgtaaagaattgtgttggtaatttgatgggaattcacAACCCCTTACAGTTTTGGCTAGAAGTGCTTTgactgcagaaagaaaaaaaaagtatcgaATTCAAGTTTTCCCTGTAGTGGCAGTGTAGCCAGTCTCTAGACCCAAAGAAGTCTggagacttctttttctttcaatcatCTTTTGTGTTCAGTTGCTGAGGTTGCTGATTGGTTGCCTGAGCCATCACCTCAGTGACCCAAGAGAACTCTGCATTTCGTCCCAGATCCTATCCTGGACCTTGGAAACttgacaaagcagagagagaccttggcaTTTGAACCCTAGAAGACTTTAACACTTTTCTTGTTAGGGTAGGTATTGTAGTTGAGAAGATTTCTATATAAGGATGATCCCTTGTTACCACAGTTTTTAGGCCTTTCCACCTTCGTGACAGTACCAGCATGTTCGGCATCCAGTGGCAGCTGCAGCATTTCAAACTTTAAGCTTTTCCCAGATAGTGATATGTTAATCTCTTCAGATGCTGGGTGGCGACAGCTATGTGTGGCTCCCAAGTCTGCCTCAAATGCTCTACTCTAAACATCCAATACTCCATAGCACACAGTTTTGCTAAGCTattaaatttagtattttatGTGTTTAGTATA
This genomic window from Meriones unguiculatus strain TT.TT164.6M chromosome 12, Bangor_MerUng_6.1, whole genome shotgun sequence contains:
- the Dmrta1 gene encoding doublesex- and mab-3-related transcription factor A1, which translates into the protein MEQFPFGRRDHSGGCRPHLAPGLRAAPSASAPRPVSSGVPVSAAFLRPPGLILRSTAGAVRGGCAPGPGLDRALGAVGCGYPRTPKCARCRNHGVVSALKGHKRFCRWRDCACAKCTLIAERQRVMAAQVALRRQQAQEESEARGLHRLLYPGPSGPGAPASSGGSGRTESPQVLRSSGAVAMLGAGASRHPGSRAVPAFEVFQQDCAEGKQEPKERNCESCHGRHEDPVSNPHHCSLGTSQGNGTIEKQAFMSSIAEHSDKSTIILSPSPTEQSGGEDSPRSFSSSDLESGNESEWLRDYLATKARLSTVNSRPRDPLGILTRIFPSYRRNRLEGVLQFCKGDVVQAIEHILNGKEHKPDCRDLAHADLENAAFQRASEFSLAGIGFGTLSNKSTLSPLEATSAAYGGDSSLYSFNPRLAFSPLRLAYSSPGRALSGFVSPYLTPGLVPALPFQPALDYAFPGMVREQSHLPSKHLVTGGRLYFRPNQEHL